The proteins below are encoded in one region of Xenopus laevis strain J_2021 chromosome 8L, Xenopus_laevis_v10.1, whole genome shotgun sequence:
- the LOC108699008 gene encoding olfactory receptor 8U1 gives MQENQNSSGFIFQGFSDYPNMQIPLFCLFLLIYLLTLQGNVLILIVIYQTSSLHIPMYFFLCNLAFIDLCAASVSQPKLLSILLRGDNVISFGGCMIQMYCFITLTCAEFVSLTVMAYDRYVAICNPLSYLIVMNRRVCVMLLIICWILSFAEPMSHTLLISQLPFCRSRIIDHFFCDLSILLNLSCASTASIELLTYILGSLVGLPAFALIIASYTYIISTILKIHSATGRKKAFTTCTSHLTVVIVFYGTTLITYMQPTSQYSSTLSKPFSFLYTALVPLINPFIYTLRNKDIKQQISNQIHFKSGHWQ, from the coding sequence ATGCAAGAGAACCAAAACAGCAGTGGATTCATTTTCCAGGGTTTCTCAGATTATCCAAACATGCAGATTCCTTTGTTCTGCCTGTTTCTCCTGATCTATCTCCTTACTTTACAGGGAAATGTACTTATTCTAATAGTGATTTACCAAACCTCCTCATTGCACATTCCTATGTACTTCTTCCTATGCAATCTTGCATTTATAGATCTCTGTGCCGCTTCTGTTTCTCAGCCTAAACTTCTTTCTATTCTCTTAAGAGGAGACAATGTGATTTCTTTTGGTGGCTGCATGATCCAGATGTACTGCTTTATAACTTTGACATGTGCTGAATTTGTCTCATTGACTGTCATGGCGTATGACCGCTATGTTGCTATTTGTAATCCTTTGAGCTATTTGATTGTGATGAACAGAAGGGTTTGTGTTATGTTGCTCATTATTTGCTGGATATTAAGCTTTGCAGAACCAATGTCACACACTTTGCTCATATCACAATTACCTTTCTGCAGATCACGGATCATAGACCATTTCTTTTGTGATCTTTCCATATTATTAAACCTGTCTTGTGCAAGCACTGCTTCTATTGAGTTGTTGACATATATTTTGGGCTCCTTGGTAGGACTTCCTGCCTTTGCGCTTATAATAGCCTCTTATACCTACATCATTTCAACTATACTAAAGATCCATTCTGCTACAGGAAGGAAGAAAGCTTTCACTACTTGTACCTCCCACCTCACTGTGGTCATTGTCTTCTATGGCACAACACTCATTACTTATATGCAGCCTACATCTCAGTATTCATCCACTTTGTCAAAACCATTCTCATTTTTATACACTGCCCTGGTACCACTTATAAACCCTTTTATATACACCTTACGGAACAAAGATATTAAACAACAAATTTCCAACCAAATACATTTCAAAAGTGGTCACTGGCAATAA
- the LOC108699009 gene encoding olfactory receptor 8U1: MQENQNSSGFILQGFSDYPDMQIPLFCLFLLIYLLTLQGNVLILIVIYQTSSLHIPMYFFLCNLAFIDLCAASVSQPKLLSILLRGDSVITFGSCMIQMYCFTTLTCAEFVSLTVMAYDRYVAICNPLSYLVVMNKRVCVILLIMCWIFSFVEPMSHTLLISHLPFCKSRIIDHFFCDLSILLNLSCANTASIELLTYILGSLVGLPAFALIIASYTYIISAILKIHSATGRKKAFTTCTSHLTVVIVFYGTILITYMQPTSQYSSTLSKPFSFLYTALVPLINPFIYTLRSKDIKHQISNKIRFKSGHNQ, translated from the coding sequence ATGCAAGAGAACCAAAACAGCAGTGGATTCATTCTCCAGGGTTTCTCAGATTATCCAGACATGCAGATTCCATTGTTCTGCCTGTTTCTCCTGATCTATCTCCTTACTTTACAGGGAAATGTACTTATTCTAATAGTGATTTACCAAACCTCCTCATTGCACATTCCTATGTACTTCTTCCTATGCAATCTTGCATTTATAGATCTCTGTGCCGCTTCTGTTTCTCAGCCTAAACTTCTTTCTATTCTCTTAAGAGGGGACAGTGTAATTACTTTTGGTAGCTGCATGATCCAGATGTACTGCTTTACAACTTTGACTTGTGCTGAATTTGTCTCATTGACTGTCATGGCGTATGACCGCTATGTTGCTATTTGTAATCCTTTGAGCTATTTGGTTGTGATGAACAAAAGGGTTTGTGTTATATTGCTCATTATGTGCTGGATATTTAGCTTTGTAGAACCAATGTCACACACTTTGCTCATATCACATTTACCTTTCTGCAAATCCCGGATCATAGACCATTTCTTTTGTGATCTTTCCATATTATTAAACCTGTCTTGTGCAAACACTGCTTCTATTGAGTTGTTGACATATATTTTGGGCTCCTTGGTAGGACTTCCTGCCTTTGCGCTTATAATAGCCTCTTATACCTACATCATTTCAGCTATACTAAAGATCCATTCTGCTACAGGAAGGAAGAAAGCTTTCACTACTTGTACCTCCCACCTCACTGTGGTCATTGTCTTCTATGGCACCATACTCATTACTTATATGCAGCCTACATCTCAGTATTCATCCACTTTGTCAAAACCATTCTCCTTTTTATACACTGCCCTGGTACCACTAATAAACCCTTTTATATACACCTTACGAAGCAAAGATATTAAACATCAAATTTCCAACAAAATACGTTTCAAAAGTGGTCATAACCAATAG